The following proteins are encoded in a genomic region of Triticum dicoccoides isolate Atlit2015 ecotype Zavitan chromosome 1B, WEW_v2.0, whole genome shotgun sequence:
- the LOC119299976 gene encoding protein Rf1, mitochondrial-like, translating into MLIFNEMQKQGVSPNAVTYSTVIDAFCKKGRLDDAVIKFNQMIDTGVRPDAAVYSSLIQGFCTHGDLVKAKELLTEMMNKGIPPPDIKFFSSIMQNLCTEGRVTEARDVLGLIAHIGMRPNVCTFNILIGGYCLVGKMEDASKIFDDMMSYGLEPSNITYGILINGYCKNLRIDDGLILFKEMLRKGLKPTTFNYNVILDGLFLAGRTVSAKEKFDEMVESGVSVCIDTYSIVLGGLCRNNCSGEAITLFQKLSTMDVKFNITIVNIMIDAFYRVQRNQEAKDLFAAVSANGLVANVFTYTIMMKNLIKEGSVEEADDLFLSMEKSGCTADSYMLNLIVRMLLEKGELVKAGNYMSKVDAKSYSLEAETVSLLISLFSGKGKYRDHIGLLPTKYRFHEEAATV; encoded by the coding sequence ATGCTCATCTTCAATGAAATGCAGAAACAAGGAGTGAGTCCAAATGCAGTCACATATTCAACCGTAATAGATGCATTTTGCAAAAAGGGTAGGTTGGATGATGCTGTGATAAAGTTTAATCAGATGATTGATACAGGAGTACGACCGGACGCGGCTGTTTATAGTTCCCTAATCCAGGGATTTTGTACACATGGAGATTTGGTGAAAGCAAAGGAATTGCTTACTGAAATGATGAACAAAGGTATACCTCCTCCTGATATTAAGTTCTTCAGTTCAATCATGCAGAACCTATGCACAGAAGGAAGGGTAACAGAAGCACGGGATGTCCTTGGCTTGATAGCGCACATAGGTATGAGGCCTAATGTTTGCACATTTAATATACTGATCGGTGGATACTGCCTAGTCGGCAAGATGGAGGATGCCTCAAAAATATTTGATGATATGATGTCATATGGCTTAGAACCTTCTAATATTACGTATGGTATACTTATTAATGGCTATTGCAAAAACTTAAGGATTGACGATGGGCTGATTCTGTTCAAAGAAATGTTGCGCAAGGGACTTAAACCTACAACTTTTAATTACAACGTCATACTGGATGGATTATTTCTGGCTGGACGAACTGTTTCTGCAAAGGAAAAGTTTGATGAGATGGTTGAATCTGGAGTAAGTGTGTGCATTGATACATATTCGATAGTTCTTGGTGGACTTTGTAGAAATAATTGTAGCGGCGAAGCAATCACGCTATTCCAGAAATTAAGCACAATGGATGTGAAATTCAATATTACAATTGTCAATATAATGATTGATGCCTTCTACAGGGTTCAGCGAAACCAAGAAGCCAAGGATTTGTTTGCTGCAGTATCAGCCAATGGTTTGGTGGCTAATGTCTTTACCTACACCATAATGATGAAAAATCTTATAAAAGAAGGGTCAGTGGAAGAAGCTGACGATCTCTTTTTATCAATGGAGAAGAGCGGCTGTACTGCTGACTCTTATATGTTAAATCTTATCGTCAGAATGTTACTGGAAAAAGGAGAGCTAGTCAAGGCTGGGAATTATATGTCTAAAGTTGATGCAAAGAGCTACTCACTTGAAGCTGAAACCGTTTCGCTGCTTATctctctcttttcagggaaagggaAATATAGAGACCACATAGGATTGCTCCCTACAAAGTACCGGTTTCATGAAGAAGCAGCCACAGTTTAG